Proteins encoded together in one Thalassotalea crassostreae window:
- the uvrC gene encoding excinuclease ABC subunit UvrC, with translation MNETENKSAIDPKTVFDHQGFLKSVTAQSGVYRMYDEQQTIIYVGKAKDLKKRLSSYFRKDLGSVKTQALVNQIQAIDVTVTHTEGEALILENNYIKKYQPKYNILLRDDKSYPYLVITDHKHPKLGAHRGGKRIKGEYFGPFPTAGAVWESLRLMQKLFPIRQCEDSYYRARSRPCLQYQLKRCSAPCVDKISEQDYKQQVNLARMFLQGKNEQVISTLVSKMEQASVGLEFEQAANFRDQIATLRKVQQQQFVTGITAELDVVGFYRLKNQACIHLLFVRDQKILGSKSYFPNIPAQTSDEEIVQAFISQHYLGQAVEQSHIAKEIVLPIAIESQAELAKLLSEQAEHDVKLSVNVRSERSRYLKLATTNAENALNVKNAHKESMQARFAELHKVFELTQPIERIECFDISHTMGQQTIASCVVFNTEGPLKSDYRRYNVVGITPGDDYAAMSFALNKRYGKVKDGENMPDIIFIDGGKGQLARAEAFFAESSLTKTPMLIGVAKGESRKPGLETLIMAGSHQLISLPATSGALHLVQHVRDESHRFAIAGHRAKRGKVAKKSTIEDIPGIGAKKRQALLKYLGGLQEVKKASVDELTKVPGISTELAKTIHQHFQA, from the coding sequence ATGAACGAAACTGAAAACAAATCAGCGATAGATCCTAAGACGGTCTTTGACCATCAAGGGTTCTTAAAGTCTGTTACCGCGCAAAGCGGTGTATATCGAATGTACGATGAACAACAGACAATCATTTATGTTGGTAAAGCAAAAGATCTAAAAAAACGTTTATCAAGCTATTTTAGAAAAGATCTAGGAAGCGTTAAAACACAAGCATTAGTAAATCAAATTCAAGCGATAGATGTCACTGTTACTCATACTGAAGGCGAAGCGCTAATTCTTGAAAACAACTACATTAAGAAGTATCAGCCTAAATACAATATCTTATTACGAGACGACAAATCCTATCCATACCTTGTCATCACCGATCATAAGCACCCTAAACTTGGCGCTCATCGAGGTGGAAAGCGAATTAAGGGTGAGTATTTTGGCCCATTCCCAACGGCAGGAGCAGTATGGGAAAGTTTGCGCTTAATGCAAAAGCTATTTCCGATAAGGCAGTGCGAAGATAGTTATTATCGCGCACGTTCTCGCCCTTGTTTGCAATATCAACTTAAACGTTGCAGTGCGCCTTGTGTCGATAAAATATCAGAACAAGATTACAAACAACAAGTAAACCTTGCTCGAATGTTTTTACAAGGCAAAAACGAACAAGTGATTTCAACGTTAGTTTCTAAGATGGAACAAGCAAGTGTCGGTTTAGAATTTGAGCAAGCGGCCAACTTTCGTGATCAAATAGCAACGCTTAGAAAAGTTCAACAACAACAGTTTGTCACGGGTATTACTGCTGAATTAGATGTGGTTGGTTTTTATCGTTTAAAGAACCAAGCTTGTATCCATCTACTGTTTGTTCGCGATCAAAAGATTTTGGGTAGTAAGAGTTATTTCCCTAATATTCCTGCACAAACTAGTGATGAAGAGATAGTGCAAGCTTTTATCAGTCAGCATTATCTCGGTCAAGCAGTTGAGCAAAGCCATATAGCGAAAGAAATCGTATTGCCAATAGCAATAGAGTCTCAAGCTGAATTAGCTAAGCTGCTGAGTGAGCAGGCGGAGCATGACGTGAAGTTATCAGTCAATGTTCGCAGTGAACGCTCACGTTATTTAAAACTTGCTACGACTAATGCTGAGAACGCATTAAATGTGAAAAACGCTCATAAAGAATCGATGCAAGCTCGTTTTGCAGAATTACATAAAGTGTTTGAGTTAACCCAACCGATCGAAAGAATTGAATGTTTTGATATCAGTCATACCATGGGGCAACAAACAATTGCTTCTTGCGTGGTATTTAATACAGAAGGGCCGTTAAAAAGTGACTACCGTCGTTACAACGTCGTTGGCATCACCCCTGGAGATGATTATGCGGCCATGTCGTTTGCGTTAAATAAACGCTACGGCAAAGTGAAAGATGGCGAGAATATGCCTGACATTATCTTTATAGATGGTGGTAAAGGGCAGTTAGCGAGAGCTGAAGCTTTTTTTGCCGAATCGAGCTTGACCAAAACACCGATGTTAATTGGTGTTGCTAAAGGTGAGTCACGTAAACCAGGATTAGAAACCCTAATAATGGCAGGGTCGCATCAATTAATTTCGTTACCAGCAACATCTGGCGCTTTGCATTTGGTGCAACACGTTAGAGATGAGTCTCATCGCTTTGCTATTGCAGGTCATAGAGCAAAGCGCGGTAAGGTGGCGAAAAAATCTACGATAGAAGATATACCAGGCATTGGAGCAAAAAAACGACAAGCACTTTTAAAGTACTTAGGTGGCTTACAAGAAGTGAAAAAAGCCAGTGTTGATGAATTAACTAAGGTGCCAGGGATCAGTACTGAGCTCGCCAAAACAATTCATCAACATTTTCAAGCGTAA
- a CDS encoding LysR family transcriptional regulator: protein MDLASRLLLLLEVSELGSFTKVAEHRNVNRSAISKQIVRLEQELGVQLLNRTTRALSLTVAGTEMVSQAIHLRDLLNNSIRLAENYHSEPRGELKISSSTLFGRQYVQQAILKFQVLYPDIRVELLLEDRMVDIVGEGFDLGFRIGKPKESNLMSKQIARNRLLIVAAPEFIEKYGLATTIPKLENMPAVVYSAQGLLIDRFQYLDNSGNEEYFQLNPSYKVNDVEMLINTVLDGNMLTVITAQMVENEILEGKLVPIMTHINLTDYGTFYAVYPHRNAPLKTKLFLDTIKEIVGENVPIWETRIPNFDKMYGRS, encoded by the coding sequence ATGGATCTTGCTAGTCGATTGTTACTATTGTTAGAGGTGTCAGAATTGGGCAGTTTTACAAAAGTAGCAGAGCATAGAAATGTCAATCGGTCTGCTATTTCAAAACAAATTGTTCGGCTTGAACAAGAGTTAGGTGTGCAACTCCTTAATCGGACAACACGTGCATTATCATTAACGGTTGCCGGAACCGAAATGGTTAGCCAGGCAATTCATTTAAGAGACTTACTGAATAACTCAATACGTTTAGCTGAAAATTATCACAGTGAACCAAGAGGTGAGCTGAAAATCTCCAGTTCGACGTTATTTGGTCGTCAATACGTGCAACAAGCGATATTAAAGTTTCAAGTGTTATATCCGGATATTAGAGTTGAGTTGCTTTTAGAAGATAGAATGGTCGATATAGTTGGAGAGGGCTTTGATCTAGGTTTTCGTATTGGCAAACCTAAAGAATCTAATCTCATGTCTAAGCAGATCGCGAGAAATCGTTTATTGATAGTAGCTGCGCCAGAGTTTATAGAAAAATATGGCTTAGCGACAACCATCCCTAAATTAGAGAATATGCCTGCAGTAGTATATTCAGCTCAGGGGTTGTTGATTGACAGATTCCAATATTTAGACAATTCAGGTAATGAAGAGTATTTTCAATTGAATCCTAGTTACAAGGTTAATGATGTTGAAATGCTTATTAATACAGTGCTTGATGGAAATATGTTGACGGTAATAACTGCGCAAATGGTTGAAAATGAGATATTGGAAGGAAAGCTTGTTCCTATCATGACCCACATAAATTTAACGGATTATGGTACGTTTTATGCGGTTTACCCACATCGAAATGCACCGTTAAAAACCAAATTGTTCTTAGATACTATCAAAGAAATCGTCGGTGAAAATGTTCCAATTTGGGAAACTAGAATTCCGAACTTTGATAAAATGTACGGACGTAGTTAG
- the uvrY gene encoding UvrY/SirA/GacA family response regulator transcription factor — MIKVLLVDDHDLVRMGVSRLLADAKGIEVVAEVATGEEAISYCKEQSVDVVLMDMNMPGIGGMEATKRIIRYHPDIKIIVLTVHVEEPFPTKVMQIGASGFLTKNAGPEQMVHAIKAVKAGQRYLTPEIAQQMALSQFNAPDESPFASLSERELQIMMMITRGEKVVDISKQLNLSSKTINSYRYRMFEKLSISNDVELTHLAIRYGMLNSESI, encoded by the coding sequence ATGATCAAAGTGTTATTAGTGGATGATCATGATTTGGTAAGAATGGGCGTGAGTCGATTGCTGGCCGATGCTAAAGGTATTGAAGTTGTTGCTGAAGTTGCTACCGGTGAGGAAGCGATAAGTTATTGTAAAGAACAAAGCGTTGATGTTGTTCTTATGGATATGAATATGCCAGGTATTGGCGGTATGGAAGCGACTAAACGAATTATACGTTATCACCCTGACATTAAAATAATCGTGTTAACCGTACATGTAGAAGAGCCATTTCCAACTAAAGTAATGCAAATTGGCGCTTCAGGCTTTTTAACTAAAAATGCGGGTCCTGAACAAATGGTCCATGCGATAAAAGCGGTAAAAGCAGGGCAACGATACCTGACACCGGAAATCGCCCAACAGATGGCGTTAAGTCAATTTAATGCGCCGGATGAATCACCGTTTGCAAGTTTATCTGAACGAGAGCTACAAATCATGATGATGATCACCCGAGGTGAAAAGGTGGTCGACATTTCTAAACAATTGAACTTGAGTAGCAAAACAATTAATAGCTATCGCTACCGCATGTTTGAAAAGCTATCGATTAGCAATGATGTAGAATTAACCCATTTAGCGATTCGTTACGGAATGTTAAATAGCGAAAGCATTTAG
- the fabA gene encoding 3-hydroxyacyl-[acyl-carrier-protein] dehydratase FabA, with the protein MEQKNSYDKAGLIQAGTGELFGPGNSKLPSDNMLMMDRIIKITDEGGKYGKGEIIAELDINPDLWFFDCHFKGDPVMPGCLGLDAMWQLVGFFLAWSGGPGLGRALGVGEVKFTGQILPTASKVTYRIDLKRVIKRKLFMGLADGTVEVDGRVIYQATDLKVGLFEDTSKF; encoded by the coding sequence ATGGAACAAAAAAACTCATACGATAAAGCTGGCTTGATCCAAGCTGGTACAGGTGAATTATTCGGTCCGGGTAATTCAAAACTTCCTTCTGACAATATGTTAATGATGGACCGTATTATTAAAATCACCGATGAAGGTGGTAAATATGGTAAAGGCGAAATCATTGCTGAATTAGATATCAACCCAGATCTTTGGTTCTTTGATTGTCACTTTAAAGGTGACCCAGTAATGCCTGGTTGTCTTGGTCTTGATGCTATGTGGCAATTAGTTGGCTTTTTCTTAGCATGGTCTGGCGGCCCTGGTTTAGGCAGAGCGTTAGGTGTAGGTGAAGTTAAATTCACTGGTCAAATTCTACCAACGGCAAGCAAAGTGACTTACCGTATCGATTTAAAACGTGTTATCAAGCGTAAACTGTTTATGGGTTTAGCTGATGGTACTGTAGAAGTTGATGGCCGTGTAATCTATCAAGCAACTGATCTTAAAGTTGGTCTGTTTGAAGATACTAGCAAATTCTAA
- the hinT gene encoding purine nucleoside phosphoramidase, with protein sequence MAEETIFSKIIRQEIPTPLLYQDDLVTAFRDISPQADTHILIIPNKLIPTVNDVQESDELALGRMITVAKKLAADEGIAEDGYRLIMNCNSHGGQEVYHIHMHLVGGQPLGRMLSIK encoded by the coding sequence ATGGCTGAAGAAACTATATTCTCTAAGATAATTCGTCAAGAAATACCGACACCGCTTTTATATCAAGATGATTTAGTGACCGCGTTTAGAGATATTTCACCGCAAGCAGATACGCATATATTAATTATTCCAAACAAACTAATACCAACGGTTAATGATGTACAGGAAAGTGACGAATTAGCCCTTGGACGCATGATCACCGTTGCCAAGAAGCTTGCTGCTGATGAAGGTATAGCAGAAGATGGTTATCGTTTGATAATGAACTGCAATAGTCATGGCGGCCAAGAGGTGTATCATATTCATATGCATTTAGTAGGCGGTCAGCCGCTAGGTCGAATGCTATCTATTAAGTAG
- the pgsA gene encoding CDP-diacylglycerol--glycerol-3-phosphate 3-phosphatidyltransferase translates to MWTIPNQVTLFRIILIPVFIVVYYMHDMMPDLFSKNWSNFAAFGVFWVASVSDALDGYLARRLKQSSRFGAFMDPVADKLMVTIALVLIVSEYRNIWVTIPAVIMIAREIVISALREFMADLGKRGDVAVSELGKWKTAAQMLALMGLIWQPNYPIPLILFDLPADVIIWAAWMFYFFATVFAFVSMFQYLKASWPQLSGKK, encoded by the coding sequence ATGTGGACAATTCCTAACCAAGTAACATTATTTCGGATTATTTTAATCCCAGTCTTCATCGTTGTGTATTACATGCATGACATGATGCCCGACTTATTTTCCAAGAACTGGTCAAATTTTGCTGCGTTTGGTGTTTTTTGGGTTGCATCAGTTAGTGATGCGCTAGATGGTTATTTAGCAAGACGATTAAAACAATCAAGTCGTTTTGGTGCTTTTATGGACCCCGTAGCTGATAAATTAATGGTAACAATCGCATTAGTTTTGATTGTTTCAGAATATCGCAATATATGGGTAACTATTCCTGCTGTAATTATGATTGCTCGAGAAATTGTTATTTCTGCGCTGCGAGAGTTTATGGCAGACCTTGGCAAAAGAGGGGATGTTGCTGTTTCTGAATTAGGAAAATGGAAAACTGCCGCTCAGATGTTAGCGTTGATGGGATTAATATGGCAGCCAAACTATCCAATTCCTTTAATTTTGTTTGATTTGCCAGCTGATGTGATCATTTGGGCAGCATGGATGTTTTATTTTTTCGCAACGGTATTCGCTTTTGTGTCAATGTTTCAATATCTTAAAGCTTCTTGGCCACAATTGTCGGGTAAAAAGTAA
- a CDS encoding phosphotransferase produces MSNSPLLSEITQGLSHCCFRAIADKQTLFVKVFSERNASVNDHSFIEQQAMIAKLTGDCGLSPKLIDVDKEHRLLINEYVAGQSPKLTASDTEADKEADKQSTQTIKILAECAYRTHQLVLPVSAIKLQKVIQQLLRAVNLSDEQNSDILGRVNQIVDEIAIDKSNLVSCHGDINLNNILLTDHTNCHIGSNLIQLVDWEYACLAEREYEVAMCASINQLSRSQTADLVHYYQQLSSINGVATVKLDNNKVTRYLVICNIINHLWFCLYDLDNAESDSSISGFAIYKFILTTLHQS; encoded by the coding sequence TTGTCTAATTCACCTTTGCTTAGCGAAATTACACAAGGCCTATCGCACTGTTGCTTTAGAGCTATTGCTGACAAGCAAACATTATTCGTTAAAGTGTTTAGTGAGCGAAATGCATCAGTAAACGATCATAGCTTTATAGAGCAACAAGCGATGATTGCAAAACTAACCGGGGATTGTGGTCTTAGCCCTAAACTTATCGATGTTGATAAAGAGCACCGGTTGCTAATAAATGAGTATGTTGCAGGGCAGTCGCCTAAATTAACTGCTTCTGATACCGAAGCCGATAAGGAAGCTGATAAGCAAAGCACACAGACAATTAAAATATTGGCAGAGTGTGCTTATCGAACTCATCAGTTAGTCTTACCAGTCAGTGCTATTAAATTACAAAAAGTGATACAGCAACTTTTGCGTGCGGTTAATTTAAGTGATGAACAAAACTCCGACATTTTAGGCCGCGTTAATCAAATCGTAGATGAGATCGCTATCGATAAAAGCAACTTGGTAAGTTGTCATGGTGATATTAACTTAAATAATATTTTGCTAACCGATCATACAAATTGTCACATTGGAAGTAATCTAATTCAGTTGGTTGATTGGGAATATGCATGCTTAGCAGAGAGAGAATATGAGGTTGCTATGTGCGCTTCAATAAATCAACTATCCCGATCACAAACTGCAGACTTAGTTCATTATTATCAGCAACTATCCAGTATAAACGGAGTTGCAACCGTTAAATTAGATAATAACAAGGTAACGCGTTACTTGGTGATTTGCAACATAATCAACCACTTATGGTTTTGTTTGTATGATTTGGATAATGCTGAGTCGGATTCAAGTATTAGCGGATTCGCCATTTATAAATTTATTTTAACTACTCTCCATCAATCATAA